The Chitinophaga flava genome has a segment encoding these proteins:
- a CDS encoding LuxR C-terminal-related transcriptional regulator, whose translation MNHILKMRVVMMFVTLYMLTAGNIFAQTVQDSLKQVLKQPGLTPEEQVMTRIRMGRALVDGSRKDAIAATETALAMSRSLKDSKYQALAHSALVSLEYTAEDTTLATHHLDSAFLFAKQSGDPLTLASVWYRKGWLESRIGKPHEAVKSFQESLKLGKGLPGNIYETSVYYNLAAIYSDWKDTDNQYRYALASLVSARLRSDPDDMCNAYQAMATSFEYQFDGDSSKRVFLDSALYYNRKAIATYEANASRISFRSTIALLALNTANLYDQYFPRPYRDSAQRYLDIALRIGKETNQQEVVASCYGMMSSFALNDGNYNRASELLLAGLMALKTYPTPDNRLMAHLMEALSDVAERKGDLPTALQYAREYSRYYAKAFDADRMAIAKRLEAQYQARQREQELVSLQEKAAFNRKLNVVYIGLIVACLVALLYLFRSYHFRLQSTIQQQKLLEKEKQDGELLIRLKEQESIRLQLEKQEAELQVRLQAEEAARLQAEQQLIQTQKEQLQKDLLAGTLQVEQKNELLQSLQEKLQDKSVQPDLAKQITRMIEMHKRMDKTFETTRSEFENIHPEFFRKLQEKANNTLTKLDLKHCSYISIGLSTKEIASHLGVAPKSILMSRYRIKQKLGLGKDEGLDTYLMAWRENNPLGGATAGEVSGAG comes from the coding sequence ATGAACCATATCCTAAAAATGAGGGTGGTAATGATGTTTGTCACCCTGTATATGCTGACGGCGGGTAATATTTTTGCGCAGACTGTGCAGGATTCGCTGAAGCAAGTATTGAAACAACCAGGCTTAACACCGGAAGAGCAGGTGATGACCCGTATCAGGATGGGGAGGGCGTTGGTGGACGGCAGCCGCAAAGATGCGATTGCCGCTACAGAGACAGCCCTGGCGATGAGCCGCTCTTTAAAAGACAGTAAATATCAGGCACTGGCACATTCCGCGCTGGTGTCCCTGGAGTATACGGCGGAAGACACAACACTGGCGACCCATCATCTGGACAGTGCTTTCCTTTTTGCCAAACAATCAGGCGACCCGCTTACACTGGCGAGTGTATGGTATCGCAAGGGATGGCTGGAAAGCCGTATAGGCAAGCCTCACGAGGCAGTGAAGAGTTTTCAGGAATCGCTGAAGCTGGGAAAAGGGCTACCTGGTAATATCTACGAAACCAGCGTTTATTACAATCTCGCCGCCATTTATTCTGACTGGAAAGATACGGATAACCAGTACCGTTATGCCCTTGCCAGTCTGGTATCGGCCCGGTTAAGATCTGATCCTGACGATATGTGCAATGCCTATCAGGCTATGGCCACCAGTTTTGAGTACCAGTTTGACGGAGATAGCAGCAAACGCGTATTTCTGGATTCGGCGTTATACTACAACCGTAAAGCTATTGCTACTTACGAGGCGAATGCAAGCCGTATCAGTTTTCGCAGTACCATTGCTCTGCTGGCGCTCAATACCGCCAATCTGTATGATCAGTATTTTCCGCGCCCTTACCGCGATAGCGCGCAACGTTATCTGGATATAGCGCTGAGGATTGGCAAGGAGACTAACCAGCAGGAGGTAGTGGCGAGTTGTTATGGGATGATGAGCAGTTTTGCCCTGAATGATGGCAACTATAACCGGGCTTCGGAACTGCTGCTGGCCGGACTGATGGCACTGAAAACCTATCCTACGCCAGACAACCGGCTGATGGCTCATCTGATGGAAGCCCTTTCAGATGTGGCGGAGAGAAAAGGAGATCTGCCTACTGCCTTACAATACGCCCGTGAATACAGCCGCTACTATGCCAAAGCTTTTGATGCCGACCGTATGGCCATTGCCAAACGGCTGGAAGCTCAGTACCAGGCCCGTCAGCGGGAGCAGGAGCTGGTGTCGCTGCAGGAGAAGGCAGCTTTCAACCGTAAACTGAATGTAGTATATATAGGGCTGATTGTAGCCTGCCTGGTGGCACTGCTTTATCTGTTCCGTTCTTATCATTTCCGGCTGCAGTCCACCATTCAGCAGCAAAAGCTGCTGGAGAAGGAAAAGCAGGACGGAGAGCTGTTGATACGCCTGAAAGAACAAGAATCCATACGTCTGCAGCTGGAGAAGCAGGAGGCAGAATTGCAGGTACGCCTGCAGGCGGAAGAAGCAGCCCGGTTACAGGCAGAACAACAACTTATACAAACGCAGAAGGAACAACTGCAGAAAGACCTGCTGGCTGGTACTTTACAGGTAGAGCAGAAAAATGAACTGCTGCAATCCCTGCAGGAAAAATTACAGGATAAATCTGTACAGCCTGATCTTGCCAAACAGATTACCCGTATGATCGAGATGCATAAACGGATGGACAAAACCTTTGAGACCACCCGTTCGGAATTTGAAAATATCCATCCTGAATTTTTCCGGAAGTTGCAGGAGAAAGCCAATAATACGCTTACCAAACTGGACCTGAAACATTGTTCCTATATTTCAATCGGGTTGTCTACCAAAGAAATAGCGTCCCATCTGGGCGTGGCTCCCAAAAGTATCCTGATGTCGAGATACCGTATTAAACAGAAACTGGGGCTGGGCAAAGATGAAGGACTGGATACCTATCTGATGGCCTGGAGAGAAAATAACCCGCTGGGCGGAGCCACAGCGGGTGAAGTAAGTGGGGCAGGATGA
- a CDS encoding DUF4870 domain-containing protein has protein sequence MKTKQWAIIAYITIIGWIIAFVKSKENKDTLVTYHLEQALGLAITSLLWSVVVGVMLSIIPALYTPLSILSILPLIFMIFGIINANSGVQKPIPVIGKFFENKFVFLQQ, from the coding sequence ATGAAAACAAAACAATGGGCAATCATCGCTTACATCACGATTATCGGTTGGATTATCGCATTTGTTAAGAGCAAGGAAAACAAAGACACATTGGTAACGTATCATCTCGAACAGGCACTGGGCCTAGCAATAACAAGCCTGCTATGGTCTGTGGTCGTTGGGGTAATGCTGAGCATCATACCGGCACTATATACGCCACTGTCTATACTAAGTATCCTCCCCCTGATATTTATGATATTCGGGATCATCAATGCCAATAGCGGTGTGCAAAAACCCATACCAGTAATCGGAAAGTTCTTCGAAAACAAATTTGTTTTCCTGCAACAATAG
- a CDS encoding winged helix-turn-helix transcriptional regulator yields MTRRKETSTNNLNREILNNTCDLAYALDLIGGRWKLLILTNLGDEPVRYSELKKLVPKITERMLALELRALEKNGLIIRNVYASVPPCVDYQLTQLGKSLVPICRQLSGWGAEHRTTTNTIY; encoded by the coding sequence ATGACCAGAAGAAAGGAAACCTCTACCAACAATCTGAATAGAGAAATATTGAATAACACCTGCGATCTTGCTTATGCACTGGATCTCATCGGTGGACGATGGAAACTACTGATCCTCACCAACCTCGGCGATGAACCTGTTCGTTACAGTGAATTAAAAAAACTGGTACCTAAAATCACAGAAAGAATGCTCGCATTGGAATTGCGGGCCCTGGAAAAGAACGGGTTAATCATCAGAAATGTATATGCAAGTGTGCCACCTTGTGTCGATTACCAACTCACCCAACTCGGAAAATCACTGGTACCTATCTGCCGCCAACTGTCCGGATGGGGTGCCGAACACCGAACAACGACCAACACAATTTATTGA
- a CDS encoding MFS transporter, producing the protein MKKLAYIGCLGMIGIITTEFGVIGILPQVAAHYHITIDQAGILLSAFALVIAFTGPFMTLLASGFDRKKVMLLAMGLFVLSAAGSALAPPFWLLLVLRMLPAFLQPVYISTAIAAAVGSVDKKDAHRMMSVVMGGISIATVTTVPLSTWLAGRFNWESAFIMQAGVSMLAIVGIWLLLPPMPAGEKKSYGAQLKILGRSDFLLTSCINFVMIAAWFSSYSYFADYLSKEKHMNEEMISSMMLLFGITGVVGNWLAGRVIGKNMVLVTLVLLGGTIVIPIALSFCGYEGWPVAGVIALWGLWYAPCFLAGGANMISAAPDALEFANSLAVSFGNLGVSVGTAVSGMVIATHSVAYAPWVGMVFGLVAIGLVLWRGVLRSRSSNMVCVAQ; encoded by the coding sequence ATGAAAAAGCTGGCATATATCGGTTGTTTGGGGATGATCGGCATTATTACCACAGAGTTTGGGGTCATTGGTATATTACCACAGGTAGCGGCCCACTATCATATTACGATTGACCAGGCGGGCATATTACTCAGTGCTTTTGCGTTGGTGATAGCATTTACGGGGCCTTTTATGACATTGCTGGCATCTGGTTTTGACCGGAAGAAGGTGATGTTGCTAGCGATGGGCCTGTTTGTATTGTCTGCAGCCGGATCTGCATTAGCACCGCCTTTCTGGCTGTTGCTGGTACTACGGATGTTACCGGCTTTTCTGCAGCCGGTGTATATCTCTACAGCGATTGCGGCAGCGGTAGGTTCGGTTGATAAAAAAGATGCTCACCGGATGATGTCTGTTGTAATGGGAGGTATCAGTATTGCTACTGTGACAACGGTTCCGTTGTCTACCTGGCTGGCAGGACGGTTTAACTGGGAGAGTGCTTTTATCATGCAGGCTGGTGTGAGTATGCTGGCCATTGTGGGGATATGGTTACTACTGCCGCCGATGCCGGCAGGGGAGAAGAAGTCGTATGGTGCACAACTGAAGATATTGGGCAGAAGTGATTTTCTGCTGACCTCCTGTATCAACTTTGTGATGATTGCGGCCTGGTTTAGCAGTTACAGCTATTTCGCGGATTACCTCAGCAAGGAGAAACATATGAATGAAGAGATGATCAGTAGTATGATGTTGCTGTTTGGCATTACCGGGGTAGTGGGTAACTGGCTGGCGGGCAGGGTAATCGGAAAGAATATGGTGCTGGTGACGCTGGTGTTGCTGGGAGGAACGATTGTTATTCCGATAGCCTTATCCTTTTGTGGATATGAAGGCTGGCCGGTGGCTGGTGTTATTGCCTTGTGGGGGCTGTGGTATGCACCTTGTTTTCTCGCCGGTGGGGCAAATATGATTTCGGCAGCACCGGATGCGTTGGAATTCGCTAACAGTCTGGCTGTTTCGTTTGGTAACCTGGGTGTATCAGTGGGTACCGCTGTGAGTGGCATGGTGATCGCGACACATAGTGTGGCTTATGCGCCCTGGGTAGGGATGGTATTTGGGCTGGTGGCGATAGGGCTGGTACTGTGGCGGGGCGTGTTGCGCAGCAGGAGTAGTAATATGGTGTGCGTGGCACAATGA
- a CDS encoding DUF4126 family protein, with amino-acid sequence MMRAVGLGVVSGMRSVMGPAFASQYANRYPSRQLNGSPLGFMQKENVMRGLQTITAGELVADKVPGVLDRISPGGLVGRAAAGGLAGATVYQSGGDKAWRGALIGAVAAIAASYAFFYLRKYAGKKYNLKDAFAGGVEDVLAVGLGVGATARK; translated from the coding sequence ATGATGCGTGCGGTTGGACTGGGCGTAGTGTCCGGCATGCGTAGTGTGATGGGGCCGGCTTTTGCCAGCCAATACGCCAATCGTTATCCTTCCCGGCAGCTAAACGGTAGTCCGTTGGGGTTTATGCAAAAGGAAAATGTGATGCGAGGGCTGCAGACCATAACCGCCGGAGAGCTGGTAGCAGACAAGGTACCAGGTGTACTGGACCGTATTTCACCGGGTGGACTGGTGGGGAGAGCTGCTGCCGGTGGACTGGCCGGAGCTACCGTATATCAGTCTGGTGGTGATAAAGCCTGGCGCGGTGCATTGATTGGTGCTGTGGCGGCAATAGCTGCTTCTTACGCCTTTTTTTACCTGCGGAAATACGCCGGAAAAAAGTATAATTTAAAAGATGCTTTTGCCGGCGGGGTAGAAGATGTACTGGCTGTAGGTCTTGGTGTTGGTGCTACTGCCCGGAAATAA
- a CDS encoding ABC transporter permease, whose amino-acid sequence MLRNYLKTTWRNLVNNKVYSALNILGLGTGMAVALLITLWVVNEYSYDRFLPGHEQLYQVMKNNPDNNGGLRTVGTVSMPLAEALRKDIPGIRYVSVTDWPYNHGLIAGDKKLYLQGSGVSEDYLRMFRFTMLEGDPNTALQEPYSIVLCASTAQTLFGTADAMNKTVRIDNQHDLKVTGIIQDVPANSTLQFKYLIPYNYLIQTQPWMQAARNDWGDNGSQAFVALEPGVSFAAVSAQIKNIIHRYNAQRSEEIFLHPMDRWRLYSNFENGKESGGFITYVRMFTLIGVLVLLIACINFINLSTARSERRAREVGVRKAIGSGRRDLIIQFLLESLMITCLAAVLSVGIVQLVLPAFNQVVASELHIPYDQPLAWGVLSLFILVTAGLAGSRPAFYLSSFEPVKVLKGGHQAGKAAVLPRKVLVVAQFAASVALIISTIIIYQQIQYAKKRPVGYSTSRLLYTFMSEDMKRSYDALRQELLQSGMVESVVKASNPITSIWSRTVLEQWKGRQGDQPLVVSQIDVSSGYFNAMGMQVKEGRDFHELRAADSGYVIVNEAAVKRMGLTAPVAGQQISWRGGDRVVIAGVVKDAVMESPFKPVEPAVFTHDDQDATTLLFRLSDKVDMHTALKKITPIFNKHNPGYAFDYVFAADSYDKKFNLETLAGKLAAVFAVLAVFISCLGLFGLAAYMAAQRTREIAIRKVMGASVAQLWLLLSKDFMALVFIGCCIAVPVAFYSLQHWLDKYAYHVSIGPGVFIVAAAGALLITICTISYQAIRAALVNPMRSLKAE is encoded by the coding sequence ATGCTTCGTAATTATCTGAAAACCACTTGGCGTAATCTTGTTAACAATAAAGTATACAGTGCGCTTAACATCCTGGGACTTGGTACCGGCATGGCAGTGGCCTTGCTGATCACCTTGTGGGTAGTGAATGAATATTCCTATGACCGGTTTTTACCGGGGCATGAACAGCTGTACCAGGTTATGAAAAACAACCCCGATAACAACGGGGGACTCAGAACAGTGGGAACTGTATCTATGCCACTGGCAGAAGCGTTACGGAAAGATATTCCCGGTATCCGGTATGTGTCTGTCACAGACTGGCCTTACAATCATGGTCTGATTGCCGGCGATAAAAAACTATATCTTCAGGGTAGCGGAGTGAGTGAAGATTATCTGCGTATGTTCCGCTTTACCATGCTGGAAGGTGATCCCAATACTGCTTTACAGGAGCCCTATTCAATAGTGTTATGTGCATCCACGGCCCAGACATTGTTTGGAACTGCTGATGCCATGAATAAAACTGTCCGCATCGATAATCAGCATGATCTGAAAGTAACCGGTATCATTCAGGACGTACCAGCCAACTCTACTCTACAGTTTAAATATCTGATACCTTATAATTATCTGATACAAACACAGCCCTGGATGCAAGCTGCGCGTAATGATTGGGGTGATAACGGTTCCCAGGCCTTTGTAGCTCTGGAGCCGGGAGTATCCTTTGCAGCGGTGTCGGCACAGATAAAAAATATTATCCATCGTTATAATGCACAGAGGAGTGAAGAGATTTTTCTGCATCCGATGGACAGATGGCGCTTGTACAGCAATTTCGAGAACGGGAAGGAGAGTGGCGGTTTTATCACTTATGTCCGGATGTTTACGCTGATTGGGGTATTGGTATTATTGATTGCCTGTATCAATTTCATCAACCTGTCTACTGCCCGTTCTGAGCGGCGGGCCAGGGAAGTGGGGGTACGCAAGGCTATTGGTTCTGGGCGGCGTGACCTGATAATACAGTTTTTGCTGGAGTCGTTGATGATCACTTGTCTGGCGGCGGTATTGAGCGTTGGAATAGTGCAGCTGGTGCTGCCGGCGTTTAACCAGGTGGTGGCCAGTGAGCTGCATATACCTTATGATCAGCCGTTGGCATGGGGCGTGTTGTCCTTGTTTATTCTGGTTACCGCAGGACTGGCGGGAAGCAGGCCGGCTTTTTATCTTTCTTCCTTTGAGCCGGTGAAAGTGCTGAAGGGTGGCCATCAGGCTGGCAAGGCGGCGGTGCTTCCCCGCAAAGTACTGGTGGTAGCACAGTTTGCAGCATCTGTGGCGCTGATCATCAGCACTATTATTATCTATCAGCAGATTCAATATGCCAAAAAAAGGCCGGTGGGTTATAGCACTTCCAGGTTGTTATACACCTTTATGAGTGAAGATATGAAGCGTAGCTACGATGCGCTACGTCAGGAATTGTTGCAGAGTGGTATGGTGGAAAGTGTAGTGAAAGCTTCCAATCCGATAACATCCATCTGGTCGCGTACAGTACTGGAGCAGTGGAAAGGCCGTCAGGGAGATCAGCCACTGGTTGTTTCACAAATTGATGTATCATCAGGCTATTTCAACGCGATGGGCATGCAGGTGAAGGAAGGGCGCGACTTTCATGAGTTGCGGGCGGCAGACTCAGGTTATGTGATTGTTAATGAAGCAGCCGTAAAACGTATGGGACTTACCGCTCCGGTAGCCGGACAGCAGATCAGCTGGAGAGGCGGGGATCGTGTAGTCATTGCCGGGGTAGTAAAGGACGCCGTGATGGAATCACCTTTCAAACCAGTAGAACCAGCGGTGTTCACCCATGATGACCAGGATGCTACCACTTTGTTATTCCGTTTGTCTGATAAGGTAGATATGCATACCGCCCTTAAGAAGATCACTCCTATCTTCAATAAACATAATCCAGGTTATGCCTTTGACTATGTTTTCGCAGCCGATAGTTATGATAAAAAGTTTAATCTGGAGACGCTGGCGGGCAAGCTGGCCGCTGTTTTTGCCGTGTTGGCTGTTTTTATCTCCTGTCTGGGACTCTTTGGTCTGGCTGCCTATATGGCTGCACAACGAACCCGGGAGATCGCTATCCGCAAAGTGATGGGGGCATCCGTAGCGCAATTGTGGTTGTTGTTATCAAAAGATTTTATGGCACTGGTATTTATTGGTTGCTGTATTGCCGTGCCAGTGGCCTTTTACAGTCTGCAGCACTGGCTGGATAAATACGCCTACCATGTCAGTATTGGTCCGGGCGTATTTATAGTAGCGGCAGCCGGTGCGTTGCTGATCACCATCTGTACTATCAGCTACCAGGCTATCAGGGCGGCACTGGTGAATCCGATGCGTAGTCTGAAAGCAGAATAA
- a CDS encoding sugar phosphate isomerase/epimerase family protein, producing MKETDPALVKLQIDLFWVAHSSKRSPHELFQLQPGRFVMWHIKDMDRDKKYTELGHGTIDYTKIMPDMSLGGMQYYFVEQGDYFKTSPFQSITDSAAYVKKKLNKWV from the coding sequence ATGAAGGAGACAGATCCTGCATTAGTCAAGTTACAGATAGATCTTTTCTGGGTGGCACATTCATCGAAACGTAGTCCACATGAGTTATTCCAGTTACAGCCCGGTCGTTTTGTGATGTGGCATATAAAAGATATGGACCGCGATAAAAAATATACTGAACTGGGGCATGGAACAATAGATTACACGAAGATTATGCCCGATATGTCGCTGGGAGGAATGCAATACTATTTTGTGGAACAGGGAGATTATTTTAAAACGAGCCCTTTTCAAAGTATTACAGACAGCGCTGCTTATGTGAAGAAGAAACTAAATAAATGGGTTTAA
- a CDS encoding terpene synthase family protein: MEQTFDVTALQYPFPCATNPHAAEVESKIGGWIKAHYDFLPEKVKKKYMHTGVGLAAGCMFPRADIHQLTAICRFYLWAFIVDDSFEYASVEEIHRIQDKSMPVLKGHDVLPDSALNHQLLILRRELMMFASESWMNRFCRNLEFYFEGVVMEIPYRKDLCFPSFETFYDIRERSVNVHPLVNLAEAITGISLPDNIAYHPVMQEIAQLTCRILACCNDLLSAFLEKGHDVLNLVLMLEHNKKCSLKEAYHEALQIHDKDVTRMWELKNNLPDFGIYTETVNAYIENLELMIRGHLYWTQLYTERYKSNNGHPSGELKADQLKVDQLKITV; the protein is encoded by the coding sequence ATGGAACAAACATTTGATGTTACTGCTTTGCAGTACCCCTTTCCCTGTGCAACCAATCCCCATGCAGCAGAAGTAGAAAGTAAAATAGGAGGATGGATAAAAGCTCACTATGATTTTCTTCCGGAAAAAGTAAAGAAGAAATACATGCATACCGGCGTAGGTCTGGCGGCCGGGTGTATGTTTCCGAGAGCAGATATTCACCAATTGACCGCTATTTGTCGGTTTTATCTATGGGCCTTTATTGTTGATGACAGCTTTGAGTATGCCTCTGTAGAGGAGATTCACCGTATTCAGGATAAATCGATGCCCGTATTGAAAGGGCATGATGTGCTTCCTGATTCGGCCTTGAATCATCAGTTGCTGATATTAAGAAGAGAACTCATGATGTTTGCATCAGAATCCTGGATGAACAGATTTTGCAGAAACCTGGAGTTTTATTTTGAAGGAGTAGTTATGGAGATACCTTACCGTAAAGATTTATGTTTCCCTTCTTTTGAAACTTTTTATGATATCCGGGAGCGCTCTGTGAATGTACATCCACTGGTAAATCTAGCAGAAGCTATTACCGGGATTTCACTACCGGATAATATTGCCTATCATCCGGTAATGCAGGAGATTGCTCAGTTGACTTGTCGTATTCTTGCGTGTTGTAATGACTTGCTGAGTGCTTTCCTGGAAAAGGGGCATGACGTTTTGAATCTGGTGTTAATGCTGGAACATAATAAAAAATGTAGCCTGAAGGAAGCATACCATGAAGCATTACAGATCCATGATAAAGATGTAACGCGGATGTGGGAGCTCAAGAATAATCTCCCTGATTTTGGTATTTATACAGAAACTGTAAATGCCTATATCGAGAATCTGGAGTTGATGATACGTGGGCACCTATATTGGACGCAGCTTTATACAGAACGCTACAAATCCAATAACGGACATCCTTCCGGAGAACTCAAGGCTGATCAGCTTAAAGTAGATCAACTTAAAATTACTGTATAA
- a CDS encoding hybrid sensor histidine kinase/response regulator: MFQALLKSIKSLTQAGTAGLSEEEHKKVRIINTLSLLTGSLAISIGTIFYLFTDLLGILIPANLEGICFLSIIYFNSKRRYKAASISMLVLYCLTTLYFDIILGQVINLTLICVFLFCLTLFLYSSKLLQIVGFTATVLTIIAMELNFYFQVFPPYELSMRNQFIFRWVALACFLSFIAIIIVFYVRDRRAWYNKLKNYSQSLEDTVLQLKQANQSKRIYLRETNHEIRTPLNAILGIGQLLETKVASQAATNQELGEIMELVTHLNSSSIFAKNIVNNVLELSRIESGIKENVHKVIFPVNTWISELVQMHRYLAQSQKVDLILQVEDDCLSGKVNTDKIKLTQIVTNILSNAIKFSPKNGEVKISVYRQINDFFIKIKDQGIGISKSQQEIIFDPFVTNGNGFIEGTGLGLYIARQMVLLLNGTLELESKEGEGTTFTIRFIEMLENISLEHTPQPENELCNLINKKVLLIDDDTMSRMILYRYFKAAGCQLVEAVNGKEGLTKARSERPDFIVLDTQMPVMDGRETLKNIRQDINLRHIPVIITTADSFAESRHEMMNAGATEFVAKPIEFQVLHQTLSRVIQ; encoded by the coding sequence ATGTTCCAGGCGTTACTGAAAAGTATTAAATCGCTCACCCAGGCGGGTACGGCAGGTTTGTCAGAAGAAGAACACAAAAAAGTGCGCATTATCAATACACTTAGTCTTCTGACCGGTTCACTTGCTATAAGCATAGGAACTATATTTTACCTCTTTACCGATCTTCTAGGGATTTTGATTCCAGCTAACCTTGAAGGAATCTGCTTTTTGAGTATTATTTATTTCAACAGCAAACGCCGGTATAAAGCGGCCAGTATTAGTATGCTTGTACTTTATTGCCTCACTACTTTATACTTCGATATAATTCTGGGACAGGTCATCAACCTAACGTTAATTTGTGTTTTTCTTTTCTGCCTGACACTTTTCTTATACTCCAGCAAATTGCTTCAGATAGTAGGATTTACGGCAACTGTATTAACAATCATAGCGATGGAATTAAATTTTTACTTCCAGGTTTTTCCTCCCTATGAGTTATCTATGCGAAACCAGTTTATTTTCAGGTGGGTTGCATTGGCATGTTTCCTTTCTTTTATTGCTATCATTATTGTTTTTTATGTTAGAGACAGAAGAGCATGGTACAATAAATTAAAAAACTACTCACAATCACTGGAAGATACAGTTCTGCAGCTAAAACAAGCCAATCAATCAAAAAGGATTTATCTACGGGAAACAAATCATGAAATCAGGACTCCTCTAAATGCCATTCTGGGAATTGGCCAGTTACTGGAAACCAAAGTAGCCTCGCAGGCAGCAACCAACCAGGAATTGGGTGAAATCATGGAGCTTGTTACCCATCTGAACTCATCCAGCATTTTTGCAAAAAATATTGTTAATAATGTACTGGAGCTTAGTAGAATTGAATCCGGCATCAAAGAAAATGTGCATAAAGTCATTTTTCCCGTGAACACCTGGATTAGTGAGCTTGTCCAGATGCATCGGTATCTGGCCCAATCTCAGAAAGTAGATCTGATACTACAGGTGGAAGATGATTGCTTATCTGGGAAAGTAAATACTGACAAGATAAAATTGACTCAGATTGTTACCAATATTTTATCCAATGCAATTAAATTCTCACCTAAAAATGGAGAAGTAAAAATATCTGTATACAGGCAGATAAATGATTTCTTTATCAAAATTAAAGATCAGGGTATTGGCATCAGCAAATCACAACAAGAGATTATTTTTGATCCCTTTGTGACCAATGGCAATGGATTTATAGAAGGTACAGGGCTTGGCTTGTATATCGCACGTCAGATGGTATTATTACTGAACGGAACACTTGAGCTGGAAAGTAAGGAAGGAGAAGGGACTACTTTTACTATCCGTTTCATTGAAATGCTGGAAAATATTTCATTAGAGCACACCCCCCAACCAGAAAACGAACTATGTAACTTAATTAATAAAAAGGTATTGCTCATTGATGATGATACTATGTCGCGGATGATACTGTACCGTTATTTTAAAGCTGCAGGGTGTCAGCTGGTTGAAGCCGTTAACGGTAAAGAAGGGTTAACAAAGGCCAGGAGTGAAAGGCCGGACTTTATTGTGCTGGATACCCAGATGCCTGTTATGGATGGTCGGGAAACACTCAAAAATATCCGTCAGGATATAAACCTGAGGCATATTCCGGTTATTATCACTACCGCAGACAGCTTTGCTGAATCACGACATGAAATGATGAATGCGGGTGCAACCGAATTTGTCGCCAAACCAATCGAGTTCCAGGTACTGCACCAAACCCTCAGTCGTGTTATACAGTAA